Proteins co-encoded in one Listeria ivanovii subsp. ivanovii genomic window:
- the rpoE gene encoding DNA-directed RNA polymerase subunit delta encodes MDLKNLTQEERSELSLIDVAHFILEQRKETILFPELVKEIQTFLGLKDAEIRERLVQFYTDMNIDGNFISLGNNTWGLRAWYPMDAIDEEVQTQTTPKKKRKSDDDDEDEILDDDVDYDDEEIVEELGEEEISLADVLLDEDEDDDDHLPDGIEGDLATVEDDYTDGDYTEDPEDK; translated from the coding sequence TTGGATTTAAAGAACTTAACGCAAGAAGAACGCAGTGAGCTATCTTTAATTGATGTTGCACATTTTATTTTGGAACAGCGGAAAGAAACAATCCTTTTCCCTGAATTAGTGAAAGAGATTCAAACGTTCCTAGGCTTGAAAGATGCAGAAATAAGGGAGCGTCTTGTTCAATTTTATACAGATATGAATATTGATGGTAACTTTATTTCCCTTGGTAACAATACATGGGGACTTCGAGCTTGGTATCCAATGGATGCAATTGATGAAGAAGTTCAAACACAAACAACACCGAAGAAAAAACGCAAATCTGATGATGACGACGAAGATGAAATTCTGGATGATGACGTTGACTATGATGATGAAGAAATCGTGGAAGAACTTGGTGAAGAAGAAATCTCTCTTGCAGATGTCTTACTTGATGAAGATGAAGACGACGATGATCACTTACCAGATGGCATCGAAGGCGACTTAGCTACTGTAGAAGATGACTACACAGATGGAGATTATACAGAAGACCCAGAAGATAAATAA